From the genome of Naumannella halotolerans, one region includes:
- a CDS encoding MFS transporter — translation MFTIASIGAALSTTFWTFVAFRAMQGLGGGGLMILSQTIIADIVPAKERGKYLGPMGAVFGVAAIGAAHCSAATSSTITPGTGRSG, via the coding sequence TTGTTCACCATTGCCTCGATCGGCGCGGCGCTGTCGACCACGTTCTGGACGTTCGTCGCCTTCCGGGCGATGCAGGGTCTCGGCGGCGGCGGCCTGATGATTCTCTCGCAGACGATCATCGCCGACATCGTCCCGGCGAAGGAGCGCGGAAAGTACCTCGGCCCGATGGGGGCGGTCTTCGGTGTCGCCGCGATCGGCGCGGCCCACTGCTCGGCGGCTACTTCGTCGACCATCACACCTGGCACTGGGCGTTCTGGGTGA
- the nusA gene encoding transcription termination factor NusA, translated as MDIDMAALRAIERDKEIPLDTLVLALEDAMLNAYEKTDNPVHGARVELDRRSGSFRVMAPELDENGKPVGEYDDTPADFGRVAAATARQVIFQRLRDYEDEQKYGHFAASEGDIVSGIVQQGRDSRTVLVDLGKIEAIMPLAEQVPGETYRHGDRVRVYIVAVRKELRGPQVVVSRTHPELVARLFKMEVPEIEQGLVEIKAIAREAGHRTKLAVISNSPEVSAKGACIGPMGQRVRAVMHELNEEKIDIIDYSEDPAQFVANALSPAKVSSVQVVDPAAKAARVIVPDYQLSLAIGREGQNARLANRLTGWRIDIRPDTEVGAEA; from the coding sequence ATGGACATCGACATGGCGGCGCTGCGGGCGATCGAGCGGGACAAGGAGATCCCGCTGGACACGCTCGTGCTGGCGCTCGAGGACGCGATGCTGAACGCCTACGAGAAGACCGACAACCCGGTGCACGGTGCCCGGGTGGAGTTGGATCGGCGTTCGGGCAGTTTCCGGGTGATGGCGCCGGAGCTCGACGAGAACGGCAAACCGGTCGGCGAGTACGATGACACCCCGGCCGATTTCGGCCGGGTCGCCGCCGCCACCGCCCGACAGGTGATCTTCCAGCGCCTGCGGGATTACGAGGACGAACAGAAGTACGGCCACTTCGCCGCCTCCGAGGGTGACATCGTCTCCGGCATCGTCCAGCAGGGAAGGGATTCCCGGACGGTGCTGGTCGACCTGGGCAAGATCGAGGCGATCATGCCGCTGGCCGAACAGGTCCCCGGTGAGACCTATCGGCACGGTGATCGAGTCCGTGTCTACATCGTGGCGGTACGCAAGGAGCTGCGCGGACCGCAGGTCGTCGTCTCCCGTACCCACCCCGAGCTGGTGGCCCGGTTGTTCAAGATGGAGGTCCCCGAGATCGAGCAGGGACTCGTCGAGATCAAGGCGATCGCCCGCGAGGCCGGACACCGGACCAAACTCGCGGTGATCAGCAACAGCCCCGAGGTCTCGGCCAAGGGTGCCTGCATCGGGCCCATGGGGCAGCGGGTACGGGCAGTGATGCACGAGCTGAACGAGGAGAAGATCGACATCATCGACTACTCCGAGGACCCCGCACAGTTCGTCGCCAATGCGCTGTCGCCGGCGAAGGTCTCCTCGGTGCAGGTGGTGGATCCGGCGGCGAAGGCCGCGCGGGTGATCGTCCCGGACTACCAGTTGTCGCTGGCCATCGGCCGGGAGGGACAGAATGCCCGGCTGGCCAACCGTCTGACCGGTTGGCGGATCGACATCCGTCCCGACACCGAGGTCGGCGCTGAAGCCTGA
- a CDS encoding sulfite exporter TauE/SafE family protein — MIALVLDQLPLVTLIALIGVAFVAGWVDSVVGGGGLIQLPSLLIALPEDTPTPSILATNKISSAAGTLIATITYLSKIKVHWGVVLPLVIGSATGAASGSWLAQFVPKEVFTPVVLVALIAVGLYTWRRPALGMTGRVGERGPSHYLIAGGIGLVIGAYDGVLGPGTGSFFVIALVALLGYGFLEATAKAKIANLTTNLASIAVFGATGYLLVGLGLVMAAANLTGGLIGARMALRYGNGFVRIVFLVVVGALICKLGWDVAWQVIELIGR, encoded by the coding sequence ATGATCGCCCTCGTGCTCGATCAACTCCCGCTGGTCACCCTGATCGCCCTGATCGGCGTCGCCTTCGTCGCCGGCTGGGTGGATTCCGTGGTCGGCGGCGGGGGACTGATCCAGCTCCCGTCTTTGCTGATCGCGCTGCCCGAGGACACCCCCACCCCGAGCATCCTGGCAACCAACAAGATCAGCTCCGCGGCAGGAACGCTGATCGCCACCATCACCTACCTGTCGAAGATCAAGGTGCACTGGGGGGTGGTCCTGCCGCTGGTGATCGGCTCGGCAACCGGTGCCGCGAGCGGGTCCTGGCTCGCCCAGTTCGTACCCAAGGAGGTCTTCACCCCGGTGGTGCTGGTGGCCCTGATCGCGGTGGGTCTCTACACCTGGCGGCGCCCGGCGCTGGGCATGACCGGTCGTGTCGGCGAACGCGGGCCCTCCCACTACCTGATCGCCGGTGGAATCGGACTGGTGATCGGCGCCTATGACGGAGTCCTCGGTCCCGGTACGGGGTCGTTCTTCGTGATCGCGCTGGTCGCCCTGCTGGGGTACGGATTCCTGGAGGCGACGGCAAAGGCCAAGATCGCCAACCTGACCACCAACCTGGCCTCGATCGCCGTCTTCGGGGCCACCGGATATCTGCTCGTGGGGCTCGGCCTGGTGATGGCGGCGGCGAATCTCACCGGCGGTCTGATCGGCGCCCGGATGGCCCTGCGGTACGGCAACGGGTTCGTCCGGATCGTCTTCCTGGTCGTGGTGGGTGCGCTGATCTGCAAGCTGGGTTGGGATGTCGCCTGGCAGGTGATCGAACTGATCGGTCGCTGA
- the infB gene encoding translation initiation factor IF-2, with product MAKVRVYEFAKENGLESKEVLQVLKDMGEFVRSASSTIEAPVVRRLSERISSDKSNGSGDGKAKPAAAAKPRKPGPPAPKKPAGPAPSPAAPAAAGGNDQAPSKSAPRPGATPGPKPATPAAESTTPTPRSDAPRSDAPRPGAARPAAPGPRPGPRAPESRSEPGRPAAPRGGESRGGTDSRGGTDARPGRPAPRPRPGSTGGLPGAPGPRPRQSGPRPGNNPFASSQGMGRTPRRPESRTGGAPGDAPRPGGPRPGGGSGGMPRPNPAMMPKQSSLGAPTGRGGRPGGGPGRGRGGGPGGSRGPGGPGGGPPMGPGRGRGGRGGTQGAFGRGGQKGRGRKSRKQRRQEVHDMEAPTIGGVRVRKGEGQTIRLRRGASLTDLAEKIGVDAAALVQVLFGMGEMVTATQSVNDETLQVLGTELNYNIQVVSPEDEDRELLQSFDIEFGEDIGDEDDLAARPPVVTVMGHVDHGKTKLLDALRKSNVVAGEAGGITQAIGAYQVTTEVDGVERKITFIDTPGHEAFTAMRARGAKSTDIAVLVVAADDGVMPQTIEALNHATAADLPVVVAVNKVDKPGADPSKVRGQLTEYGLVPEEYGGDTMFVDVSAVTGVGLEELQEAIVLTADAALELRANPDMEAQGVAIEAHLDKGRGPVATVLVQRGTLRVGDSIVCGPAYGRVRAMMDDHGDSVTAAPPSMPVQVIGLTSVPGAGDTILTVSDDRTARQIADQRESRRRAAAQAAGARRRTLDQLFEQMEKGETSELLLILKGDGAGSVEALEEALTKIDVGEEVSLRVIDRGVGAITETNVSLAAASGAVIIGFNVRAQGKATEMADRENVDIRYYSVIYDAIDEIEAALKGMLKPIYEEVQLGTAEVRQVFRSSKAGVIAGSLVTSGIMRRNAKARLLRDGVVVTETTIGSLRREKDDVTEVREGYECGMTLANYSDVKVDDVIETFEMREKPRD from the coding sequence GTGGCCAAGGTCCGCGTCTACGAGTTCGCCAAAGAGAACGGGCTCGAAAGCAAGGAGGTCCTCCAAGTCCTCAAGGACATGGGGGAGTTCGTGCGCTCGGCATCCTCGACGATCGAGGCACCGGTGGTACGCCGGTTGAGCGAACGCATCAGCAGTGACAAGTCCAACGGCAGCGGTGACGGCAAAGCCAAGCCCGCTGCCGCAGCCAAGCCCCGCAAGCCCGGCCCGCCGGCGCCGAAGAAGCCGGCCGGTCCCGCACCGAGCCCGGCGGCTCCGGCTGCCGCGGGTGGCAACGATCAGGCACCGTCGAAGTCGGCGCCTCGTCCGGGTGCGACCCCGGGTCCGAAGCCGGCCACCCCGGCGGCCGAGTCGACCACACCGACGCCTCGTTCGGATGCTCCGCGTTCGGATGCCCCACGTCCGGGTGCCGCCCGTCCGGCTGCTCCCGGACCTCGTCCGGGCCCGCGGGCTCCGGAGAGCCGTTCGGAGCCGGGTCGTCCGGCCGCTCCGCGCGGTGGTGAATCCCGCGGTGGTACCGATTCCCGTGGCGGAACCGATGCCCGTCCGGGCCGTCCGGCGCCGCGCCCGCGTCCGGGATCGACCGGCGGTCTGCCCGGTGCACCGGGTCCGCGGCCGCGTCAGTCCGGTCCGCGTCCGGGCAACAACCCGTTCGCCAGCTCGCAGGGGATGGGCCGTACGCCACGGCGCCCGGAGAGCCGCACCGGCGGTGCTCCCGGGGATGCCCCACGTCCGGGCGGTCCTCGTCCCGGTGGTGGCAGTGGCGGAATGCCGCGCCCCAACCCGGCGATGATGCCCAAGCAGTCCAGCCTGGGAGCGCCGACCGGTCGTGGTGGTCGCCCCGGTGGCGGCCCCGGCCGTGGCCGCGGTGGCGGCCCCGGCGGCTCTCGTGGCCCGGGCGGTCCCGGTGGTGGCCCGCCGATGGGTCCGGGCCGTGGCCGTGGTGGCCGCGGTGGTACCCAGGGTGCCTTCGGCCGTGGTGGACAGAAGGGCCGTGGACGCAAGTCGCGCAAGCAGCGTCGCCAAGAGGTCCACGACATGGAGGCCCCGACGATCGGCGGCGTGCGCGTCCGCAAGGGCGAGGGGCAGACGATCCGTCTGCGCCGTGGTGCCTCGCTGACCGACCTGGCCGAGAAGATCGGTGTGGACGCAGCAGCGCTGGTCCAGGTGTTGTTCGGTATGGGCGAGATGGTGACCGCCACCCAGTCGGTCAACGACGAGACCCTGCAGGTGCTCGGTACCGAGCTGAACTACAACATCCAGGTCGTCTCTCCCGAGGACGAGGACCGCGAGCTGCTGCAGAGCTTCGACATCGAGTTCGGTGAGGACATCGGTGACGAGGACGATCTGGCGGCCCGCCCGCCGGTGGTGACCGTGATGGGTCACGTCGACCACGGCAAGACCAAGCTGCTCGATGCGCTGCGGAAGTCGAATGTGGTCGCCGGGGAGGCCGGTGGCATCACCCAGGCCATCGGCGCCTACCAGGTGACCACCGAGGTCGACGGCGTCGAACGCAAGATCACCTTCATCGACACCCCGGGTCACGAGGCGTTCACCGCCATGCGTGCCCGTGGTGCGAAGTCGACCGACATCGCCGTACTGGTGGTGGCTGCCGACGACGGTGTGATGCCGCAGACGATCGAGGCGCTGAACCATGCGACCGCCGCGGACCTCCCGGTCGTGGTGGCGGTGAACAAGGTGGACAAGCCCGGCGCCGATCCGTCGAAGGTCCGCGGTCAGCTGACCGAGTACGGGCTGGTGCCGGAGGAGTACGGCGGCGACACCATGTTCGTCGATGTCTCCGCGGTCACCGGTGTCGGCCTGGAGGAGCTGCAGGAGGCGATCGTGCTGACAGCCGATGCCGCCCTGGAGCTGCGTGCCAACCCGGACATGGAGGCCCAGGGTGTCGCCATCGAGGCGCATCTGGACAAGGGGCGTGGCCCGGTGGCGACCGTGCTGGTGCAGCGCGGCACGCTGCGGGTGGGCGACTCCATCGTCTGTGGCCCGGCCTACGGCCGTGTCCGGGCGATGATGGACGACCACGGCGATTCGGTGACCGCGGCGCCGCCGTCGATGCCGGTGCAGGTGATCGGCCTGACCAGCGTGCCGGGTGCCGGTGACACCATCCTGACGGTGTCCGATGACCGGACCGCACGGCAGATCGCCGACCAGCGGGAGTCCCGTCGCCGTGCCGCAGCCCAGGCTGCCGGTGCCCGCCGGCGTACCCTCGACCAGCTGTTCGAGCAGATGGAGAAGGGTGAGACCTCGGAGCTGCTGTTGATCCTGAAGGGCGACGGCGCGGGTTCGGTCGAGGCCCTGGAGGAGGCGCTGACCAAGATCGACGTCGGCGAGGAGGTCTCGCTGCGCGTGATCGACCGTGGCGTCGGCGCGATCACCGAGACCAATGTCTCGCTGGCCGCGGCCTCCGGTGCGGTGATCATTGGCTTCAACGTCCGAGCACAGGGCAAGGCCACCGAGATGGCCGATCGGGAGAACGTGGACATCCGGTACTACTCGGTGATCTACGACGCGATCGACGAGATCGAGGCAGCGCTGAAGGGCATGCTGAAGCCGATCTACGAGGAGGTGCAGCTGGGTACCGCAGAGGTGCGTCAGGTGTTCCGTTCCTCGAAGGCCGGTGTGATCGCCGGTTCGCTGGTCACCAGCGGCATCATGCGGCGCAACGCCAAGGCCCGGTTGCTGCGCGACGGTGTCGTGGTCACCGAGACCACCATCGGCTCGCTGCGCCGGGAGAAGGACGACGTCACCGAGGTCCGCGAGGGCTACGAGTGCGGTATGACGCTCGCCAACTACTCCGATGTCAAGGTCGACGATGTGATCGAGACCTTCGAGATGAGGGAGAAGCCGCGCGACTGA
- the rimP gene encoding ribosome maturation factor RimP produces MNEPQLVNEITPLLAQFDLELDSLDVRPAGRRTLLQIIVDGDGPDGRGPSLDEISEATKAVSRHLDGSSAVGKGAFTLEVSSRGVSRPLERVEHWRRNLVRLVKIKLNDEHDLPDVPDQLDQLEGRITAVTDDAVLLSVGGSEVRVPFEVIKKAVIQVELTKKRPGDAEEE; encoded by the coding sequence GTGAACGAACCCCAACTCGTCAACGAGATCACGCCACTGCTCGCACAGTTCGATCTTGAGCTCGACTCGCTCGACGTCCGACCCGCCGGTCGGCGAACCCTGCTGCAGATCATCGTCGACGGTGACGGCCCCGACGGCAGGGGTCCGAGTCTGGACGAGATCTCCGAGGCCACCAAGGCCGTCTCCCGCCATCTGGACGGCTCCAGTGCCGTCGGCAAGGGCGCGTTCACCTTGGAGGTCTCCTCCCGCGGGGTGAGCCGGCCACTGGAACGGGTCGAGCACTGGCGTCGCAACCTCGTGCGTCTGGTCAAGATCAAACTGAACGACGAGCACGACCTGCCCGATGTCCCCGACCAACTCGACCAGCTGGAGGGGCGGATCACGGCAGTGACCGATGACGCGGTCCTGCTGAGTGTCGGCGGCTCCGAGGTGCGGGTGCCGTTCGAGGTGATCAAGAAGGCAGTCATACAGGTCGAACTGACCAAGAAGCGTCCCGGCGACGCCGAGGAGGAGTGA
- a CDS encoding CGNR zinc finger domain-containing protein, which yields MLINPYGAEPVRLAVALVRELPTSPAELTEVCLDHGVEVELPATVTDIDRLADFLDSWQSVVDVGEEVQRAARLNDLLARYAEHPRLTDHTGRWHLHYRPDRVGLAHLLSTMITVGTALHLTERGMDRLGRCGASDCDLPFADLSRNGTQRYCSPRCGTREAVRRHRSQRPRN from the coding sequence GTGCTGATCAACCCTTACGGTGCGGAACCGGTGCGACTGGCCGTCGCGCTGGTCCGCGAACTGCCGACCTCACCCGCCGAACTGACCGAGGTCTGCCTCGACCACGGGGTGGAGGTCGAACTGCCCGCGACGGTGACCGACATCGACCGCCTGGCCGACTTCCTGGATTCCTGGCAGTCCGTCGTCGATGTCGGCGAGGAGGTGCAACGCGCTGCCCGGTTGAACGACCTGCTCGCCCGGTATGCCGAACACCCCCGGCTCACCGACCACACCGGCCGCTGGCACCTTCACTACCGGCCCGACCGGGTGGGTCTGGCCCATCTGCTGTCGACGATGATCACCGTCGGCACCGCCCTGCACCTGACCGAGCGGGGAATGGACCGGCTCGGCCGCTGTGGTGCGAGCGATTGCGATCTGCCGTTCGCCGACCTGTCCCGCAACGGGACCCAGCGCTACTGCTCGCCACGGTGCGGCACCCGGGAGGCGGTTCGGCGACACCGGTCACAGCGCCCTCGCAATTGA
- the rbfA gene encoding 30S ribosome-binding factor RbfA translates to MTSPRVLKLADQIKGIVAQMLERRVKDPRLGFVTITDVSLTGDSRDATVFYTVLGDEEERASTAAALASATGLIRSQVGKQLGLRHTPSLTFVPDAVPESGRQIDELLQKVRSSDAERAGQAGTAQYAGEADPYRKPREDDETDA, encoded by the coding sequence ATGACCTCGCCCCGCGTGCTGAAGCTGGCTGACCAGATCAAGGGCATCGTCGCGCAGATGCTGGAGCGACGGGTGAAGGACCCCCGGCTCGGCTTCGTCACCATCACCGACGTCTCGCTGACCGGTGACAGCCGTGACGCGACCGTCTTCTACACGGTGCTGGGTGATGAGGAGGAGCGCGCCTCGACCGCCGCCGCACTGGCCTCGGCCACCGGGCTGATCCGCTCCCAGGTGGGCAAGCAGCTCGGGCTCCGGCACACCCCGAGCCTGACCTTCGTCCCCGATGCCGTACCGGAGTCCGGCCGACAGATCGACGAGCTGCTGCAGAAGGTACGCAGCAGTGACGCCGAACGTGCCGGTCAGGCGGGTACGGCGCAGTACGCGGGGGAGGCCGATCCGTACCGCAAACCCCGTGAGGACGACGAGACCGACGCGTGA
- a CDS encoding TetR/AcrR family transcriptional regulator produces the protein MHQSATRATGLRERRTARTARRLISTARAWTAERGLAGFTVEELCAEVEVSRRTFFNYFAKKEHAVLGIRTHDTELDRVAQEFLHSTEPLVTALITLSRRRWEILGHGFEDHAELMNALRQEPELHALMVEFAARIEHADAELVAEREGWAADDTRAITAVTLVGTFGRAVATEQFAADRPLSPTHFAERLSERLQQAAAMLTSTPETTTERNRP, from the coding sequence ATGCACCAATCAGCCACCCGTGCAACCGGGCTGAGAGAACGGCGCACGGCCCGGACCGCGCGCCGACTGATCTCGACCGCCCGCGCCTGGACCGCCGAACGCGGGCTGGCCGGGTTCACCGTCGAAGAGCTGTGCGCCGAGGTCGAGGTCTCTCGACGCACCTTCTTCAACTACTTCGCGAAGAAGGAACATGCCGTCCTCGGCATCCGCACCCATGACACCGAGCTGGACCGCGTGGCCCAGGAGTTCCTGCACTCCACCGAACCCCTGGTCACCGCCTTGATCACCCTCAGCCGCCGTCGCTGGGAGATCCTGGGCCACGGCTTCGAGGACCACGCCGAACTCATGAACGCCCTGCGGCAGGAACCCGAGCTGCACGCCCTGATGGTCGAGTTCGCCGCCCGGATCGAACATGCCGATGCCGAACTGGTCGCCGAGCGCGAGGGATGGGCCGCCGATGACACCCGGGCGATCACCGCAGTCACCCTGGTCGGGACCTTCGGCCGAGCGGTTGCCACCGAGCAGTTCGCCGCCGATCGTCCGCTGTCCCCCACCCACTTCGCCGAACGGCTGAGCGAGCGTCTGCAGCAGGCCGCCGCAATGCTGACTTCCACACCCGAAACCACCACAGAACGGAACCGGCCATGA
- a CDS encoding DUF4439 domain-containing protein translates to MPASNRRQFLVIGATVFTGIAGGLAWNAARGDSPALSGGRPPAPTPAPASTATSAIVEARSRMTGLLALAEAAGADPALLGAHRAHLTALVSGSPGTRPSTSPGSPLPTPGSAIDVGDDPARELIDAERSAAEALVETTPGATGTDALVCGSLAAFCTAAAEVVEDGGEIGMPGTGALSTTDDVTAMQQVVAQCHAAVFAYQRLLGLVPRSDDEPILAALERYRSLRDELSGELVDRGAAAPAAEAGYLVPDEPQETDRVIESGLLPYLGQWLQATNTESDRDRAATMLSESTLRAVRAGATLPAWPGWPDPA, encoded by the coding sequence GTGCCCGCCTCGAATCGTCGCCAGTTCCTCGTGATCGGTGCGACCGTGTTCACCGGAATCGCCGGCGGACTGGCGTGGAACGCCGCTCGCGGTGACTCCCCAGCACTGAGCGGTGGCCGACCGCCGGCTCCGACCCCGGCGCCGGCCTCGACCGCCACCTCGGCGATCGTGGAGGCACGGTCCCGGATGACCGGGCTGCTGGCCCTGGCCGAGGCCGCCGGGGCGGATCCGGCACTCCTGGGTGCACATCGGGCGCATCTGACCGCGCTGGTCTCCGGCTCCCCCGGGACACGTCCGTCCACGAGTCCCGGCTCACCCCTGCCCACACCGGGCAGCGCGATCGACGTCGGTGACGATCCGGCCCGGGAGCTGATCGACGCCGAACGCTCGGCGGCCGAGGCACTGGTCGAAACGACCCCCGGCGCCACGGGGACCGATGCCCTGGTCTGCGGTTCCCTGGCCGCCTTCTGCACTGCAGCGGCCGAAGTCGTCGAGGACGGCGGCGAGATCGGCATGCCGGGCACGGGAGCCCTGTCCACGACCGACGATGTGACCGCAATGCAGCAGGTGGTGGCGCAGTGTCATGCCGCGGTGTTCGCCTACCAACGTCTGCTGGGCCTGGTCCCGCGCTCCGACGACGAGCCCATCCTGGCGGCGCTGGAGCGCTACCGCTCCTTACGCGACGAGCTGAGCGGGGAACTGGTGGACCGCGGTGCAGCAGCCCCTGCCGCCGAGGCCGGTTATCTGGTTCCGGACGAGCCGCAGGAGACCGACCGCGTGATTGAATCAGGTCTGTTGCCCTACCTCGGCCAATGGCTGCAGGCGACGAACACCGAGTCCGATCGGGACCGGGCAGCGACGATGCTCAGCGAGAGCACCCTTCGTGCGGTCCGCGCCGGGGCCACTCTGCCTGCCTGGCCGGGCTGGCCCGATCCTGCCTGA
- a CDS encoding MFS transporter: protein MNVPVGIAAFVIALIALKVPSRRSTTRPDVLGVILLTITTTCLIFFADFGDDSDHGWSALSTWAWCAGMVVAATLFVLTESRAEDPIIPLRLFRNRVFVNATAIGFMLGLGMFAAISFLPTFLQMVSQTSAAESGLLMLPMMGGMMLMTLLSGNLITRTGKYRAYPIIGMAVTGVVMATMTTLTGDTPLWLIMVYLFGLGCGLGLVMQVVVLVVQNAVPATEVGIGTSTNNYFREVGAALGVAVFGSIFTTRLSENLTAVFTGAGQDAATAAQSVANLDPTTLDQYSTELQQGVMNGYADALAPVFGYLVPFIAVAFVLALFLKQIPLGSEAGLVARGEAVTGAEADELEAGNRTGSATHHTGSEDDPDGRSPNPPQGEASKVTGPDADRG from the coding sequence GTGAACGTACCTGTCGGCATCGCCGCCTTCGTGATCGCCCTGATCGCCTTGAAGGTTCCGAGCCGCCGGTCAACCACACGTCCCGACGTCCTGGGCGTGATCTTGCTGACGATCACCACCACCTGCCTGATCTTCTTCGCCGACTTCGGCGACGACTCCGACCACGGTTGGAGTGCCTTGAGCACCTGGGCCTGGTGCGCAGGCATGGTGGTCGCAGCCACCCTGTTCGTGCTGACCGAATCCCGTGCCGAGGATCCGATCATCCCGCTGCGACTGTTCCGCAACCGGGTCTTCGTCAATGCCACCGCGATCGGCTTCATGCTCGGGCTGGGCATGTTCGCCGCGATCAGCTTCCTGCCCACCTTCCTGCAGATGGTCTCGCAGACCTCAGCAGCCGAGTCCGGTCTGCTGATGCTGCCGATGATGGGCGGCATGATGTTGATGACCCTGCTCTCGGGCAACTTGATCACCCGCACCGGCAAGTACCGGGCCTACCCGATCATCGGTATGGCGGTGACCGGTGTGGTGATGGCAACCATGACCACCCTGACCGGTGACACCCCGCTGTGGTTGATCATGGTGTACCTGTTCGGCCTCGGTTGCGGCCTCGGTCTGGTGATGCAGGTGGTCGTCCTGGTGGTGCAGAACGCCGTACCGGCCACCGAGGTCGGTATCGGTACCAGCACCAACAACTACTTCCGGGAGGTCGGTGCCGCCCTCGGTGTGGCGGTCTTCGGTTCGATCTTCACCACCCGACTCTCGGAGAACCTGACCGCGGTGTTCACCGGCGCCGGGCAGGACGCGGCGACCGCTGCACAGTCGGTGGCGAACCTGGACCCGACGACACTCGACCAGTACTCCACCGAGTTGCAGCAGGGAGTGATGAACGGGTACGCCGATGCGCTGGCGCCGGTCTTCGGTTACCTGGTGCCGTTCATCGCCGTCGCCTTCGTCCTGGCACTGTTCCTGAAGCAGATCCCGCTGGGCAGTGAGGCCGGACTGGTCGCCCGCGGAGAGGCGGTCACCGGCGCCGAGGCCGACGAACTGGAAGCGGGGAACCGGACCGGTTCCGCCACGCACCACACAGGTTCCGAGGACGATCCGGACGGTCGGTCACCGAACCCGCCGCAGGGCGAGGCGTCCAAGGTCACCGGCCCGGATGCCGATCGGGGATGA
- a CDS encoding YlxR family protein: MKPDRRPAADRTPEQPQAAGPVRTCVGCRRRVLQRGLLRLALQPDPLHPQTVRVVFSRTAAGRGAWLHPDPDCLELARRRRAIPRALRVPVTAVEIDFEELARRIANLPGEADATALGSGD, translated from the coding sequence CTGAAGCCTGATCGGCGCCCGGCCGCCGACCGAACCCCCGAGCAGCCGCAGGCTGCCGGGCCGGTCCGTACCTGTGTCGGTTGTCGCCGGCGGGTGCTGCAACGTGGGTTGCTCCGGCTGGCCCTGCAGCCGGACCCGCTGCACCCACAGACGGTTCGGGTGGTGTTCTCGCGTACCGCAGCAGGCCGTGGTGCCTGGCTGCATCCCGATCCGGACTGTCTGGAACTGGCCCGTCGGCGGCGGGCGATCCCGCGAGCCCTGCGGGTGCCGGTCACCGCGGTGGAGATCGATTTCGAGGAGCTCGCCCGCCGGATCGCGAACCTGCCCGGTGAGGCCGATGCGACAGCTTTGGGTTCGGGAGACTAG
- a CDS encoding M50 family metallopeptidase — MAAVELLAEIWSRVTARQVVPPSSQVLLSAAAALAAVILAWRLVRILTTVVHEAGHAVVAMLVGRRLQGIRLHSDTSGLTVSKGRPRGPGMIATLLAGYPAPAIFGLVAAWVLSQGYAVALLWGSLLVLALMVLWIRNFYGLLVIAVLGVGIGLASWYLQPAEQSLIAFTLTWLLLLSAPRASMELLRRPSANSDAGQLARLTRVPAGVWSTVFVGIGLFALVVGTAMLLPQVIMR; from the coding sequence ATGGCAGCCGTGGAGTTGCTGGCTGAGATCTGGTCCCGGGTGACGGCACGACAGGTCGTACCCCCGAGCAGCCAGGTGCTGTTGTCCGCGGCGGCTGCCCTGGCAGCGGTGATCCTGGCCTGGCGCTTGGTGCGGATCCTCACCACCGTCGTCCACGAGGCCGGTCACGCCGTGGTGGCGATGCTGGTGGGTCGGAGGCTGCAAGGGATCCGGCTGCACTCCGACACCTCGGGGCTGACGGTGTCCAAGGGTCGGCCGCGGGGGCCGGGGATGATCGCCACCCTGCTCGCCGGTTATCCCGCGCCGGCGATCTTCGGCCTGGTGGCTGCCTGGGTGCTGAGCCAGGGGTACGCCGTCGCGCTGCTGTGGGGCAGCCTGCTGGTGCTGGCGCTGATGGTGCTGTGGATCCGCAATTTCTACGGCTTGCTGGTGATCGCCGTGCTCGGTGTCGGCATCGGCCTGGCATCGTGGTATCTGCAGCCTGCCGAGCAGTCATTGATCGCCTTCACGCTCACCTGGTTGTTGCTCCTCTCCGCACCGCGGGCGTCGATGGAACTGCTGCGCCGGCCGTCGGCGAACTCCGACGCCGGGCAGCTGGCCCGGTTGACCCGTGTCCCGGCAGGGGTGTGGAGCACCGTGTTCGTCGGCATCGGTCTGTTCGCGCTGGTCGTCGGGACGGCGATGCTGCTGCCGCAGGTAATCATGCGCTGA